From Algoriphagus sp. NG3, the proteins below share one genomic window:
- a CDS encoding NTPase has translation MKFNLLFIFVLVLNVHQISAQGELPEAFFDGKAVVLVSVDPAARPIMTWMEVADSVHNSLVQAGADPVAYFELEKVALSEAVQTDYAGVFQQRLVKNIILVTRQKSQMSIHVASFTSTAQIIPSTTLFGVSAADIGEAVSQFEQLGERKDTKNLLVLDVPEFLSIDATDTSASQKFLAKNPLNLDVFKLGIVMEGSSAETGLLSHFRYDMYGKSAETIMAEQAAQKAGIEQVLKQEYPHQIEWLTEARSDAELIRDRVQFILVKVEGRESDLMKSMGLEPKSEEEASRIVVKYYIKLLVREELYIGPVWDADPDWRVALNNFLRNLKK, from the coding sequence ATGAAATTTAATCTTCTGTTTATTTTTGTGCTGGTGCTGAATGTGCATCAAATCTCAGCTCAAGGTGAGCTGCCTGAAGCATTTTTTGATGGTAAGGCTGTGGTACTTGTCTCGGTAGATCCGGCCGCAAGGCCTATAATGACCTGGATGGAGGTGGCTGATAGCGTTCATAATTCGCTGGTACAGGCAGGGGCTGATCCGGTTGCCTATTTTGAATTGGAAAAAGTGGCTCTTTCCGAAGCTGTACAGACAGACTATGCAGGCGTATTTCAGCAGCGGTTAGTGAAAAACATCATTCTGGTCACCCGCCAGAAAAGCCAGATGAGCATACATGTGGCAAGCTTCACCTCCACAGCCCAGATCATACCCTCTACCACCTTATTTGGTGTAAGTGCTGCGGATATTGGAGAGGCTGTTAGTCAGTTTGAGCAGCTGGGAGAAAGGAAGGATACAAAGAATCTTTTGGTATTGGATGTTCCTGAATTTCTTTCCATTGATGCCACAGATACCTCAGCTAGTCAGAAGTTTTTGGCAAAAAACCCGCTTAATCTGGACGTTTTCAAATTGGGAATAGTCATGGAAGGATCATCTGCTGAGACAGGGTTGCTGAGCCATTTCAGGTACGATATGTATGGCAAGTCAGCAGAGACGATTATGGCTGAGCAGGCTGCCCAGAAAGCGGGGATAGAGCAGGTGCTAAAGCAGGAATATCCACATCAGATAGAATGGCTTACAGAGGCAAGATCTGATGCGGAGCTGATCCGTGATAGAGTACAGTTTATCCTGGTAAAGGTGGAAGGAAGGGAATCAGATTTGATGAAAAGTATGGGGCTGGAGCCGAAAAGCGAGGAAGAGGCAAGTCGCATCGTGGTCAAATACTATATCAAACTCCTCGTGCGGGAAGAACTCTACATTGGCCCTGTGTGGGATGCGGATCCTGATTGGAGAGTGGCATTGAATAATTTTTTGAGGAACTTAAAAAAATAG
- the yjjX gene encoding inosine/xanthosine triphosphatase, whose amino-acid sequence MNFPKRQNFQATEKQLVIVGSKNPVKIACTESAFTETFDKGFVVNGIIAASQVPDQPEGDQETFLGAKNRVINAKSSFPEADYWVGIEGGVDEDEQGMFAFAWIYIEDKSGRSGKAKTATFYLPDAIAGLIQSGMELGNADDQFFDQKNSKQGGGSVGILTGGVISRQTYYSQAIILALIPFINPELF is encoded by the coding sequence ATGAATTTTCCAAAAAGACAAAATTTTCAGGCTACAGAAAAACAGCTGGTAATAGTAGGAAGTAAAAACCCGGTCAAAATCGCCTGTACAGAATCCGCATTTACGGAGACTTTTGACAAAGGTTTTGTAGTGAATGGGATAATAGCCGCATCCCAGGTACCAGATCAACCAGAAGGGGATCAGGAAACCTTTCTGGGAGCTAAGAATCGCGTGATAAACGCCAAATCCTCTTTTCCAGAAGCCGATTACTGGGTAGGAATAGAAGGTGGTGTAGATGAAGATGAACAAGGGATGTTTGCTTTTGCGTGGATTTACATTGAAGATAAATCGGGGCGGAGTGGCAAAGCCAAGACCGCAACTTTTTATCTTCCTGATGCTATTGCCGGATTAATCCAGTCAGGAATGGAACTGGGAAATGCTGACGATCAATTTTTCGATCAAAAAAACTCCAAACAAGGAGGGGGCTCGGTTGGAATACTTACCGGAGGAGTAATATCTCGGCAAACGTATTATAGTCAGGCTATTATCCTTGCATTGATCCCATTTATTAATCCAGAACTATTTTAA
- a CDS encoding YebC/PmpR family DNA-binding transcriptional regulator produces MGRAFEFRKERKFKRWDKMSKVFTRLGKEIVMAVKSGGPDPASNPRLRTIIQNAKGAQMPKDRIEAAIKRASNKDEKDYEEVVYEGYGPFGIAVVVETSTDNINRTVANVRSYFSKAGGSLGTSGSVVFMFDRKAVFRFAKEEFDLEELEFELIDFGLVDIDENEGEIFVYTEFEDFGTMQKALEEKNIEVISADFQRFPTTLTELNEEQEEIINKMIEKMEEDDDVNQIFTNMA; encoded by the coding sequence ATGGGAAGAGCATTTGAATTCAGAAAAGAAAGAAAATTCAAGCGTTGGGACAAAATGTCCAAAGTTTTTACGCGTCTAGGTAAGGAGATCGTAATGGCGGTGAAATCAGGAGGCCCTGACCCCGCTTCCAATCCTAGACTCCGTACCATAATCCAGAATGCCAAAGGGGCACAAATGCCCAAGGATAGAATAGAGGCAGCTATAAAAAGGGCGTCGAATAAGGATGAAAAAGATTACGAGGAGGTGGTATATGAAGGATATGGCCCTTTTGGAATCGCAGTAGTAGTAGAAACCTCCACTGACAACATCAACAGGACTGTGGCAAATGTGCGAAGCTACTTCTCCAAAGCCGGTGGTTCATTGGGAACTTCCGGATCTGTAGTCTTTATGTTTGATAGAAAAGCAGTCTTCCGCTTTGCCAAAGAGGAGTTTGACCTAGAGGAATTAGAGTTTGAATTAATTGACTTCGGTCTGGTGGACATAGACGAAAATGAAGGAGAAATCTTCGTTTATACTGAATTTGAAGATTTTGGCACCATGCAAAAAGCACTTGAAGAAAAAAATATAGAAGTCATCAGTGCGGATTTTCAGCGCTTCCCCACTACCCTGACCGAACTCAATGAAGAGCAGGAAGAGATTATCAATAAGATGATCGAAAAAATGGAGGAAGATGATGACGTAAACCAAATTTTCACAAACATGGCCTAG
- a CDS encoding NAD(P)/FAD-dependent oxidoreductase, which yields MSDYLSHPLPNIPDSNLPKVVIVGAGFGGLKLAMNLRNKQFQVILLDKHNFHQFQPLFYQVATAGLEPSAISFPLRKIFHGSKNVTFRMAQVDHFDPAIKRLYTDMGYIDYTYLVLAMGADTNYFGSKSIEEAASPMKTVSEALYIRNKIISNYERAINIEKAEDRKSLMNVVIVGGGPTGVELAGAMADLRNTVLPKDYPELNFHNMKIVLIEAGPELLGPMSKESKESALKYLQGLGVEVMLNTLVKNYDGNLVSLADKDPIETQTLLWAAGIKPNRIGGLEEESYAPNGRLFVDDFSEVKDCPDVYALGDISLMVQEDFPRGHPQVAQVAIQQAVCLTNNLQKIVAGKEKKAFRYKDLGSMATVGRKLAVVDLPFVKFQGILAWFTWLFVHLMAILGVKNKLFIFLDWSWNYLSFDPSLRLLIKPKAVRPSEQKALTEER from the coding sequence ATGTCTGATTACCTCTCGCATCCCCTGCCAAATATTCCAGATTCAAATCTGCCAAAAGTAGTCATTGTAGGAGCTGGTTTCGGCGGATTGAAACTGGCTATGAACTTGAGGAACAAGCAGTTTCAGGTCATTTTGCTGGATAAGCACAATTTTCATCAGTTTCAGCCGCTTTTTTATCAGGTAGCTACTGCCGGACTTGAGCCCAGTGCGATTTCATTTCCGTTGCGCAAGATATTCCATGGCTCTAAAAATGTTACTTTCCGCATGGCTCAAGTAGATCATTTTGATCCAGCTATCAAGCGGCTATATACGGATATGGGGTACATCGACTATACCTATTTGGTGCTTGCGATGGGCGCTGATACCAACTATTTTGGATCAAAGAGTATAGAGGAAGCTGCTTCACCTATGAAAACTGTATCTGAGGCACTTTATATCCGGAATAAGATAATCTCAAATTACGAGCGGGCCATCAACATAGAAAAAGCAGAAGACCGCAAATCGCTCATGAATGTGGTGATCGTAGGTGGTGGACCGACGGGAGTGGAACTGGCAGGAGCTATGGCAGATCTGAGAAATACAGTTTTGCCAAAGGATTACCCCGAGCTGAATTTCCACAACATGAAAATTGTACTTATAGAGGCAGGCCCTGAGCTTCTTGGGCCTATGTCCAAAGAATCCAAGGAAAGTGCTTTGAAGTATCTACAAGGACTAGGGGTGGAGGTCATGTTGAATACCTTGGTGAAGAATTATGATGGTAATCTGGTGAGTCTTGCTGATAAAGATCCTATAGAAACCCAAACTCTATTATGGGCTGCGGGCATCAAGCCTAACAGGATAGGTGGATTGGAAGAGGAGAGCTATGCTCCAAATGGTAGGCTTTTCGTGGATGATTTTTCGGAAGTAAAGGATTGTCCAGATGTCTATGCGCTAGGTGATATCAGCTTGATGGTTCAGGAAGATTTTCCTAGAGGTCATCCACAGGTTGCTCAGGTTGCCATTCAACAGGCAGTTTGCCTGACTAATAATCTTCAGAAGATTGTCGCAGGCAAAGAGAAGAAGGCCTTTAGGTATAAAGACCTGGGTTCTATGGCGACGGTGGGTCGAAAATTGGCCGTAGTAGATTTGCCTTTTGTTAAGTTTCAGGGGATCTTGGCTTGGTTTACTTGGTTGTTTGTTCATTTGATGGCAATCCTCGGGGTAAAGAATAAACTGTTTATTTTTCTGGATTGGTCTTGGAATTACCTGAGCTTTGATCCTAGTCTCAGGCTTTTGATCAAACCGAAAGCAGTCAGGCCTAGTGAACAAAAAGCACTCACTGAAGAGCGATAA
- a CDS encoding DUF4890 domain-containing protein, which yields MKNWIFATGLMVMISLSTMAQRRGGERLTAEERAERNTEQIAEKLSLDDSQKQQILEINLEYAKKYEAEMVQRKAEAEARKAKMEALREEMKDQDTKIQAVLTEEQRAKWTEIKADRMNDRRRGRPNAQNEGDPRRGKSKGN from the coding sequence ATGAAAAATTGGATTTTTGCTACAGGCCTGATGGTAATGATCAGCCTAAGCACAATGGCACAGAGAAGAGGCGGAGAAAGATTGACTGCGGAAGAAAGAGCCGAAAGAAATACTGAGCAGATTGCAGAAAAGCTATCCCTGGATGATTCCCAGAAGCAGCAGATACTTGAGATCAATCTGGAATACGCTAAAAAGTATGAGGCTGAAATGGTCCAGAGAAAGGCTGAAGCTGAAGCAAGGAAGGCGAAAATGGAAGCTTTGAGGGAAGAGATGAAAGATCAAGACACTAAAATCCAGGCGGTATTGACTGAGGAACAAAGAGCCAAATGGACTGAAATCAAAGCGGATCGGATGAATGACCGAAGAAGAGGCAGGCCAAATGCACAGAACGAGGGCGATCCTCGAAGAGGTAAATCCAAAGGCAATTGA
- a CDS encoding glutamate synthase subunit beta, giving the protein MGAKEGFIQFKRETPVTRDAKARIGDYKEIYEPFSGEKLNNQAARCMDCGIPFCHSGCPLGNVIPDFNDAVYNNEWEQAINILRSTNNFPEFTGRICPAPCEASCVLGINKDPVAIELIEKNIAEKAYELGLVKANPPKKRTGKSVAVIGSGPAGLAAADQLNQAGHEVTIFEKDSKPGGLLRFGIPDFKLEKWVIDRRIEFMKEEGVIFSCGTEVGFNIKAENILKNFNAVVLATGAGQPRGLNIKGSDAKGVHFAMEFLGQQNKVVSGEIAENPISAKDKHVVVIGGGDTGSDCIGTSNRHGAASITQLELLPKPPQQRTTLNPWPEWPMTLRTSSSHEEGAERVFSVLTKEFTVNGEGQVTGLSLVDLEWVHKDGRTVFEEIPGTERTVPCDLAFLAIGYTGPAQNGLLEAFGAETMENTLPKSKNYRSTNSKVFLAGDMRRGQSLVVWAISEGREAAVKVDEYLMGESSLPQKDESFFQVEQEIAD; this is encoded by the coding sequence ATGGGAGCGAAAGAAGGATTTATACAATTCAAAAGAGAAACCCCTGTTACCCGTGACGCGAAAGCTAGAATAGGTGACTACAAGGAAATATATGAGCCGTTTTCAGGCGAAAAATTAAATAATCAGGCAGCTAGATGCATGGATTGTGGTATTCCGTTTTGCCACAGCGGCTGTCCATTGGGCAACGTTATTCCGGATTTTAACGATGCTGTTTACAACAATGAATGGGAGCAGGCAATTAACATCTTAAGGAGCACAAACAACTTCCCGGAATTCACTGGGAGAATCTGCCCTGCCCCATGTGAGGCTAGTTGCGTATTGGGTATCAACAAGGATCCGGTGGCTATCGAGTTGATCGAGAAAAACATAGCGGAAAAAGCTTATGAATTAGGCTTGGTCAAGGCAAACCCACCTAAAAAGCGAACCGGCAAGTCGGTTGCAGTGATTGGTTCCGGCCCGGCAGGTCTTGCCGCTGCGGATCAACTAAACCAAGCTGGACACGAGGTGACTATCTTCGAGAAGGATTCTAAGCCAGGAGGCTTACTCCGATTTGGTATCCCTGATTTCAAGCTCGAAAAATGGGTAATTGACCGCCGCATCGAATTTATGAAGGAGGAAGGGGTAATTTTCTCCTGCGGCACGGAGGTTGGTTTCAATATCAAAGCCGAAAATATCCTCAAAAATTTCAACGCCGTAGTGCTGGCCACCGGGGCAGGACAACCTAGAGGACTCAACATCAAGGGATCTGATGCCAAAGGAGTACATTTTGCAATGGAATTCCTAGGTCAGCAAAACAAGGTGGTTTCAGGGGAAATCGCCGAAAATCCAATCTCAGCCAAGGACAAGCACGTGGTAGTCATCGGCGGTGGCGATACAGGAAGTGACTGTATTGGTACTTCCAACAGACATGGCGCTGCGTCTATCACCCAGCTGGAGCTTCTTCCAAAACCCCCTCAGCAAAGAACTACCCTCAATCCATGGCCTGAATGGCCAATGACCTTGAGAACTTCAAGTTCTCATGAAGAGGGAGCCGAAAGGGTGTTTTCCGTCCTCACTAAAGAGTTTACAGTAAACGGAGAAGGTCAGGTAACTGGCCTTAGCCTGGTAGATCTGGAGTGGGTTCACAAAGATGGCAGAACCGTTTTTGAAGAAATCCCCGGTACTGAAAGAACCGTCCCTTGTGATCTGGCATTTTTGGCAATCGGCTACACAGGCCCTGCACAAAATGGCTTATTGGAAGCTTTTGGCGCAGAGACAATGGAAAACACTCTTCCAAAATCCAAAAATTACCGCAGCACCAATTCAAAAGTTTTCCTAGCCGGCGATATGCGCAGAGGACAGTCTTTGGTAGTATGGGCAATTTCCGAAGGCAGAGAAGCTGCAGTGAAGGTAGATGAATATCTAATGGGAGAATCTTCCCTACCGCAGAAAGACGAGTCATTCTTCCAGGTAGAGCAGGAGATAGCAGATTGA
- the gltB gene encoding glutamate synthase large subunit has translation MQEGLYRSEFEHDSCGIGAVVDLSAEPSHETISDALYMLSNMEHRGGRGSDPKTGDGAGILIQVPHQFLKDITARTEVNLPEAGSYGVGMTFFPKNKQLFHKSKELLNQLIEELDFELIGYRSVPVDETVPGSGALEVMPNIEQLFVRHKKGLTGIELERKLYVLRNYSTSEINSKIPGVNQSFYFASLSSQTLIYKGQLRTDQVLAFYKDLQNPRIGSAFAIVHSRFSTNTFPNWRLAQPFRFLSHNGEINTIKGNLNKMKSKENLMKSKYFTDEELSRLMPITDKQKSDSANLDAMVELLTLSGRSLPHAMMMLVPEAWQDNEVMDRDRKSFYKFHASLVEPWDGPAALLFSDGKSVGATLDRNGLRPLRYFITQDKRLILSSEAGALPIREATITEKGRISPGRMIWADLEKGRVLFDEEVKGEICRKQPYEQWVADQRIKLRLEDEPKTLSNPYSTENIKKQQTIFGYTSEELKVVLSPMGDTAYEAIGSMGADTPLAVLSKESQHISNYFKQLFAQVSNPPIDPIRERLVMSLFTRLGVGQNILEESPKHTRQIHISQPVLLNEDLEKVKNMEGQGYRCATLPSLFLADHKPGRLLEALDKLCEEAEKAIGQGKNVIILSDRNSTEEYAPIPSLLAIGAVHHHLVKKKIRTSAGLVLESGDIRETHHFATAIGYGASAINPYMALESLLSMYEKGELTNVKSQKKLFSNYQGAIGKGLLKVLSKMGISTLQSYQSAQIFEAIGLGPEVIDRCFKGTISRISGISFDELAEEVLIRHRAAYQTELPVLEQGGVYQWKRRGEKHLFNPESIHLLQKSTRLNDYGLYKKFASKINEQSKDALTLRGLFEFKKRISVPIDEVEPASSIMRRFATGAMSFGSISHEAHSTLAIAMNRIGAKSNSGEGGEDEIRFAKKENGDWERSAIKQVASGRFGVTSNYLANAAELQIKMAQGAKPGEGGQLPGHKVDDWIGRVRHSTPGVGLISPPPHHDIYSIEDLAQLIFDLKNANRKARINVKLVSQAGVGTVAAGVAKAMADVILISGADGGTGASPLSSIRHAGLPWELGLSEAHQTLVKNNLRSRVVLQTDGQLRTGRDLAIATLLGAEEWGISTAALVVEGCIMMRKCHLNTCPVGIATQHPDLRKLFTGDPDHVVNYFQFLVQDLREIMASLGFRTVDEMVGQSNVLQSTGHLNHWKWDKVDLSPIFHKVEVPDHVGIHKQIDQDFELKRVLDRQLIKAAHPSLEQAMASSASFQIKNTDRSVGAMLSNEISKIYGSPGLPEDTINFKFTGSAGQTFGGFLTKGVNFELEGEANDYFGKGLSGGKLVIYPSRNAKFVPEENIIIGNVAFYGATSGEAYINGKGGERFCVRNSGVQTVVEGIGDHGCEYMTGGLVVNLGEIGRNFAAGMSGGIAYILKEYITEINPELVDIDILEEEDFTTIKTFLKRHVKLTRSALGTKFLEDWDKSKDKFIKVIPRDYKAVLLKRAVEQSKSLA, from the coding sequence ATGCAAGAAGGTTTGTATCGATCGGAGTTTGAGCATGACTCCTGCGGTATAGGTGCGGTTGTCGATTTGAGCGCTGAACCCTCACATGAGACGATTAGCGATGCCTTATATATGCTTAGCAATATGGAGCACCGTGGCGGTCGAGGATCTGATCCTAAAACAGGTGATGGTGCGGGTATATTAATACAGGTACCTCACCAGTTTCTAAAGGATATTACTGCGCGTACTGAGGTCAATTTACCAGAAGCAGGGTCTTATGGTGTAGGTATGACCTTTTTCCCAAAAAATAAGCAGCTCTTTCACAAGTCCAAAGAACTTCTCAATCAACTGATTGAAGAACTGGATTTTGAACTGATAGGCTATAGGTCTGTGCCGGTGGATGAAACCGTGCCCGGCTCTGGAGCCCTAGAGGTGATGCCTAATATTGAGCAGCTGTTTGTAAGACATAAGAAAGGGCTGACGGGGATTGAACTGGAGCGAAAGCTATATGTACTGAGAAACTATTCTACTTCGGAGATCAATTCTAAGATCCCGGGAGTGAACCAATCCTTTTACTTCGCAAGTTTGAGTAGTCAAACACTTATATATAAGGGACAGCTGCGGACTGATCAGGTCCTGGCCTTTTATAAAGATCTGCAGAACCCGAGGATAGGATCTGCTTTTGCGATAGTACACTCACGATTCTCCACCAATACCTTTCCAAACTGGAGACTGGCACAGCCTTTCAGATTCCTGTCCCACAATGGTGAAATCAACACCATCAAGGGAAATCTGAACAAGATGAAATCCAAGGAAAATCTGATGAAATCCAAGTATTTCACAGATGAGGAACTTTCCCGATTAATGCCAATCACCGATAAGCAGAAATCAGATTCAGCGAATCTTGACGCAATGGTAGAGCTGTTGACATTGAGCGGAAGATCCCTTCCGCATGCGATGATGATGCTGGTACCAGAAGCTTGGCAGGACAATGAGGTAATGGATAGGGATAGAAAATCATTCTATAAATTCCATGCATCCTTGGTAGAGCCTTGGGATGGCCCGGCAGCTTTGCTGTTTTCTGATGGCAAATCTGTAGGAGCTACACTTGATAGAAACGGTCTTCGTCCATTGAGATATTTTATCACTCAGGATAAGCGGCTTATTCTTTCATCCGAGGCAGGAGCATTGCCGATCCGCGAAGCTACCATCACCGAGAAGGGCAGAATCAGCCCTGGTAGGATGATATGGGCTGATTTGGAAAAAGGCAGGGTGCTTTTCGACGAGGAAGTAAAAGGTGAAATCTGCAGAAAGCAACCTTACGAGCAATGGGTGGCAGATCAGCGGATCAAACTCCGTCTGGAGGATGAGCCAAAAACGCTGAGCAATCCCTACTCCACCGAGAATATTAAAAAACAGCAAACAATATTTGGATATACTTCCGAGGAACTCAAAGTAGTATTGAGCCCCATGGGTGATACTGCTTACGAAGCTATCGGGTCTATGGGGGCAGATACCCCACTAGCGGTATTGTCCAAAGAAAGCCAGCATATTTCCAATTATTTCAAGCAGCTATTTGCCCAGGTAAGCAATCCGCCGATTGACCCTATCCGCGAACGACTGGTGATGTCACTATTCACCCGCTTAGGCGTGGGGCAGAATATATTGGAGGAAAGTCCAAAGCACACACGTCAAATCCACATTTCCCAGCCTGTGTTGCTGAATGAAGATCTGGAAAAGGTTAAAAACATGGAAGGGCAAGGTTACAGATGTGCCACACTCCCGAGTCTTTTCCTCGCCGATCATAAGCCTGGCAGACTATTGGAAGCACTGGACAAACTATGTGAAGAAGCAGAAAAAGCTATCGGACAGGGCAAGAATGTAATCATACTATCAGACCGTAACAGCACTGAGGAATATGCCCCTATCCCATCTCTTTTGGCGATAGGTGCTGTCCACCACCACTTGGTTAAGAAGAAAATAAGAACCAGTGCCGGCTTGGTACTTGAGTCAGGCGATATCCGCGAAACACATCATTTTGCCACTGCTATAGGCTATGGTGCTTCGGCGATCAATCCATACATGGCATTAGAATCCCTTTTGTCAATGTATGAAAAGGGTGAACTCACCAATGTCAAAAGCCAGAAGAAACTATTTTCAAACTATCAGGGAGCGATCGGCAAAGGACTACTGAAAGTTCTTTCCAAAATGGGAATCAGTACGCTGCAATCTTACCAAAGTGCGCAGATATTCGAAGCCATTGGACTTGGGCCTGAAGTGATCGATAGATGTTTCAAGGGCACTATATCCCGAATAAGTGGTATATCTTTTGACGAGCTTGCAGAGGAAGTTTTGATCCGTCACCGTGCAGCCTACCAGACGGAATTACCTGTACTGGAACAAGGCGGCGTGTACCAGTGGAAGCGTAGAGGTGAAAAGCACCTGTTCAACCCGGAATCAATCCACCTACTTCAGAAATCCACAAGACTGAATGATTATGGACTGTACAAGAAATTCGCATCCAAAATCAATGAGCAAAGTAAAGATGCCTTGACATTGAGGGGCTTGTTCGAGTTCAAAAAACGCATCTCTGTGCCTATAGACGAGGTGGAACCTGCTTCTTCTATTATGCGGAGATTTGCTACCGGAGCCATGTCATTCGGCTCTATTTCTCACGAAGCACATTCTACTTTGGCGATAGCCATGAACAGAATCGGAGCCAAGAGTAATTCAGGAGAAGGAGGGGAAGATGAAATACGGTTTGCCAAAAAAGAAAATGGTGACTGGGAGCGTTCGGCGATCAAACAGGTAGCCTCCGGGCGTTTTGGAGTTACCAGTAATTATCTGGCAAATGCTGCCGAACTTCAGATAAAAATGGCACAGGGAGCCAAGCCCGGTGAAGGCGGACAGCTTCCAGGACACAAAGTAGATGACTGGATCGGTAGAGTACGCCATTCCACTCCTGGGGTGGGACTGATATCTCCTCCACCACACCACGACATTTACTCCATCGAGGATTTGGCCCAGCTGATCTTTGATTTGAAAAATGCCAATAGAAAAGCAAGAATCAATGTTAAGCTTGTCTCTCAAGCGGGAGTAGGAACAGTGGCCGCAGGCGTGGCAAAAGCTATGGCTGACGTCATCCTGATCTCCGGAGCTGATGGCGGTACCGGAGCGTCTCCACTGAGTTCTATCCGACATGCAGGTTTGCCTTGGGAACTTGGGCTTTCTGAAGCACACCAGACGTTGGTGAAAAACAACCTAAGAAGCCGTGTGGTTCTTCAGACTGACGGGCAGCTTAGAACCGGACGCGATCTTGCCATCGCCACGCTTTTGGGAGCCGAAGAATGGGGAATCTCTACCGCTGCACTGGTAGTGGAAGGATGTATAATGATGAGGAAATGCCATCTAAACACCTGCCCTGTCGGTATCGCAACCCAACATCCGGATTTGAGAAAACTATTTACAGGTGATCCTGACCATGTAGTCAACTACTTCCAATTCCTTGTGCAGGACCTAAGAGAGATCATGGCATCCCTAGGGTTCCGCACGGTGGATGAAATGGTAGGGCAAAGCAACGTGCTTCAGTCCACCGGCCATCTCAATCACTGGAAGTGGGACAAAGTGGATTTGAGTCCTATTTTCCACAAAGTAGAAGTTCCGGATCACGTAGGTATCCATAAGCAAATCGATCAGGATTTTGAACTGAAGAGGGTTTTGGATCGTCAATTGATCAAAGCGGCACATCCTTCTCTGGAGCAAGCCATGGCATCATCAGCGAGCTTCCAGATCAAGAATACAGACAGGTCCGTAGGTGCGATGCTCTCCAATGAGATATCGAAAATATACGGCAGCCCGGGATTACCGGAGGACACGATTAATTTCAAATTTACCGGTTCTGCTGGACAGACTTTCGGTGGATTCCTTACCAAAGGAGTAAACTTCGAACTTGAGGGAGAAGCCAATGATTACTTTGGAAAAGGTCTATCAGGTGGCAAACTTGTCATTTATCCTAGCAGGAACGCCAAATTTGTCCCCGAGGAGAACATCATCATCGGCAACGTAGCCTTCTATGGTGCCACTTCCGGTGAAGCATACATCAACGGTAAAGGCGGGGAGCGTTTTTGTGTAAGAAATTCCGGGGTACAAACTGTAGTAGAAGGAATCGGCGATCACGGATGTGAATATATGACCGGTGGACTCGTTGTTAATTTAGGAGAGATAGGAAGAAACTTTGCAGCCGGAATGAGTGGCGGCATAGCTTATATTCTTAAAGAGTATATCACGGAAATCAATCCTGAGTTGGTAGATATAGATATCCTGGAAGAAGAGGATTTCACTACCATCAAAACATTCCTGAAGAGACATGTGAAGCTGACCAGATCAGCATTGGGGACAAAATTCCTTGAAGATTGGGACAAGTCCAAGGACAAATTCATCAAGGTAATTCCTCGGGATTACAAAGCAGTATTATTGAAAAGAGCAGTAGAACAATCAAAATCATTGGCGTAA